From one Cyprinus carpio isolate SPL01 chromosome B3, ASM1834038v1, whole genome shotgun sequence genomic stretch:
- the LOC109074665 gene encoding protein HP-25 homolog 2-like, producing the protein MRITIAVLLLLYKCLIFSLAATGLTMATELVTSELSTKDENKQPTCPLKICTDLLKDLGATEKQLKALEIRLANSEDQIEKIKREHLDRPKVALSASLGLNGFFGPVKADSTLVYKHVFINVGDPYNQHTGIFTAPVRGVYYFSFFYHCATTHGTSLGLYRNGKQEALTSHHKSKDSPENGGNGLTLLLEKGDQVYMVLHKDTWIWDSGNVTVFSGFLIDAM; encoded by the exons ATGAGGATAACAATAGCAGTTCTTCTGCTTCTATACAAATGTCTTATATTCAGTTTGGCTGCCACAGGTTTGACCATGGCTACAGAACTGGTCACCTCTGAATTAAGTACTAAAGATGAAAACAAACAGCCGACTTGTCCTTTgaaaatatgcacagatttaCTGAAGGATCTTGGAGCCACAGAGAAGCAACTAAAAGCTCTGGAAATCAGACTTGCTAACAGTGAAGATCAGATTGAGAAAATCAAAAGGGAACACCTAG ACAGGCCAAAGGTGGCGCTTTCAGCTTCATTAGGATTAAATGGTTTCTTTGGACCGGTTAAAGCAGATTCAACACTGGTTTACAAGCATGTCTTCATTAATGTTGGTGACCCCTACAACCAGCACACAG GGATTTTCACAGCACCGGTACGGGGAGTTTACTATTTCAGTTTCTTCTACCATTGTGCAACTACTCATGGAACATCATTAGGCTTGTATAGAAATGGAAAGCAAGAAGCATTAACAAGTCACCACAAGAGTAAAGATTCTCCAGAGAACGGAGGCAATGGCTTAACACTGCTATTGGAGAAAGGGGATCAAGTCTATATGGTACTCCACAAGGACACATGGATCTGGGATTCAGGAAATGTCACAGTGTTTAGTGGTTTTCTAATTGATGCCATGTAA
- the LOC109074666 gene encoding zinc finger protein 883-like isoform X1, translating into MEFVKEESEENTSEPETWRIKHEEPETWRIKHEEPETWRIKHEEPETCISHEEQGEFIEEKEENEESSEVEEKNHVKTGGKPLSCSQTKQKDLKKKRVMNSFTCTQCGNGFTHKTSFERHMRIHTGEKSHTCDQSGESFKQSANLNIHINIHTEEKQHACDQCGKMFLWASLLKKHLKVHAKEKPHPCHLCGKSFSHLQSLKVHQNIHTGVREYMCFECEKAFSSACCLKLHERIHTGEKPYKCSHCDKRFSQSVHLKTHEMIHTGEKHYKCSHCDKRFSQSSNLKTHKRIHTGEKPFRCLHCDKRFSQSTDLKKHKRIHNGEKPYKCSHCDKRFSDSSSLKRHERIHTGEKPYKCSHCDKRFSHSASLKRHERIHTGGKPCKCSHCDKRFSHSASLKTHEKIHTGEKPYKCSHCDRRFNHSANLKRHDRLHNGEKPYKCSHCDKRFIQTRDLKTHERIHTGEKPYKCSHCDKRFSDLSNLKKHERNHTGEKPFRCSHCDRRFSHSTDLNKHERIHTGEKAYHCNVRGKHFIKSSVMHSHIKNNHSKAPYTRRRIKLYM; encoded by the coding sequence agttcattgaagaaaaagaggaaaatgaaGAATCAAGTGAAGTTGAGgagaaaaatcatgtcaaaactggTGGAAAACCTTTGAGTTGctctcaaaccaaacagaaagatttaaagaaaaaaagagttatGAATTccttcacctgcactcagtgtggaaatggattcacacacaaaacaagtttTGAGcgtcacatgagaattcatactggagagaaatcGCACACTTGTGATCAAAGCGGGGAGAGTTTCAAACAATCAGCAAACCTTAATATACACATCAacatccacactgaagagaagcagcacgcatgtgatcaatgcggtaaaatgtttttatgggcTTCACTTCTGAAGAAACACTTGAAAGTTCATGCAAAGGAGAAGCCACATCCATGTCATTTGTGTGGTAAGAGTTTTTCGCATCTACAAAGTTTGAAAGTACATCAGAACatacatactggtgtgagagagtacatgtgctttgagtgtgaaaaagCTTTTAGTTCAGCGTGCTGTTTAAAActgcatgagaggatccacactggagagaagccttacaagtgttcacactgtgacaagagattcagccAGTCAGTACAtctaaaaacacatgaaatgatccacactggagagaaacattataagtgttcacactgtgacaagagattcagtcagtcatcaaatctgaaaacacataagaggatccacactggagagaaaccttttagGTGtttacactgtgacaagagattcagtcagtcaacAGATCTGAAAAAACATAAGAGAATTCACaatggagagaaaccttacaagtgttcacactgtgacaagagattcagtgattcatcaagtctgaaaagacatgagaggattcatactggagagaaaccttataagtgttcacactgtgacaagagattcagtcattcAGCAAgtctgaaaagacatgagaggatTCATACTGGAGGAAAACCTtgtaagtgttcacactgtgacaagagattcagtcattcagcaagtctgaaaacacatgagaagatccacactggagagaaaccttacaaatgttcacactgtgacagGAGATTCAATCATTCAGCAAATCTGAAAAGACATGACAGACTTCACaatggagagaaaccttataagtgttcacactgtgacaagagattcattcagaCAAGagatctgaaaacacatgagaggatccacactggagagaaaccttacaagtgttcacactgtgacaagagattcagtgatttatcaaatctgaaaaaacatgagaggaatcacacaggagagaaaccttttaggtgttcacactgtgacaggAGATTCAGTCATTCAACAGATCTGAATaaacatgagaggattcacactggagaaaaagcGTATCACTGCAATGTACGTGGGAAGCATTTCATTAAGTCATCTGTTATGCACAGTCAtataaaaaacaatcacagtaagGCCCCATACACACGGAGACGCATTAAgctgtatatgtaa